A stretch of Plasmodium vinckei vinckei genome assembly, chromosome: PVVCY_05 DNA encodes these proteins:
- a CDS encoding erythrocyte membrane-associated antigen, putative encodes MENLFHKQIDNHISLIKDNNMNKQKSKKNIYNISSDTTFNDTNQHNDEENYTQEKQAENLRSNNDDEQKQTISLHTCRNNKHVYNIRNASSFSKHSKRYDSDSKIYTCKKSTEFDEKKKKKKNKNKKINNTQDESLLDKTITTNSILSEYENNQNCFIKKNNEIFNYDTNDTHDYSQTSKNKLDTIVYKKKMKQVNKILYNLNYFTQFKSLNLKNSMKKKSHTKIYIKKNTTKGQDIHNDNNDSSNFLTLNEFSKFKTPNNILENNNKNKKSILEQVKDNNLINDNFMDIKNNTESTNISKNSHTHNENSIHKNNKYNLNEHQNNNQNHYNNNTCENFTFLEKCNDNYYKPEIVNFTNIQKKKIHNDKYFKSLLHIGLKGLLNKKRQKKKKEIKKKGENTNYEHAQNNTDNETGLKQNGEEINLTVQKNISNIHNDIINKNKKHGKNNDNTLIYNNSENATCQNKIINCSEKNNNVNNITTKSFLSDHSTSPSNNFIFPPHKNYKYRMNNSIKNVLDTNQKKKNPANINENSFTSLHSTISNNTYTQNAKKKFPRTKKLFNSDGHHNGISSNYTENENFLANNKEDLFFSEQKENTSLNLTHPINPSNIQQNDETNNNIMRRKKRRRRKKQKQRREKINKIEETLEQEKENYDNETNKIASSTINLPEHDKIKKKHTQLTNFEKVNNEKISKKNKQLHKNDHTIMGKDEYTNLKTNKFDTCNNSNNEDTIIEPFQIQKNETNKCDDKNNRSNSNPNSQKKKKKNIQNKKKKNSQNNTTSITSVKIQRNKDHEDGKFHEGYPQYINKCENNFIIPNPNFSPDYLYNNYLNNIFCVQNSNRKYLSDQNEVAIEKHKMNIPYFNHSLGPNYYINNIIPIPFSNVPSTHVLRNNQNYDAVFNNTINPNNLYYLDRWGNQIFLNSPNGILHNYSKHFYNNKNKILKKQIPNSIDFANYCLYDRQYFDKYYMSSFNPKENYKIKGNFYNEFNPIINNAFRNPNNINNADPNSNLNEYFINLYKHNYGHQNGGSKNEKKNKLSKKYKKKEFQDLPLHFPNFINNKIKNKSGNKNKSSYNVDTNNEKCTEVSNTHQSKFSFIPSYNMPPFPYTNHLLYPINFIYNTHPYNAYPHFVTLQHYMNFFQNTNINLQYPLYYKYNKQNEAPDLEKNNVEPEAETKNGYPYETIKKDYPKINKKNNKKVDLPNNAYYEKEKNKHIDNHTQQNIFNYIEPKSDISNLFNKINFYSNNIFNKNIKTIHNNCIDKIRSISLMCEKKNNKIKNASRSISIIPLINHNNSTTNQLMLANYIISKEHKMNENIPPFDIPLIRHDKLFIFNLLKKTENNLVNILNLVKPTKDVILIKKLFFLSLLKLIKQLFHSNIHIYIVGSSAYGIDSKSSDLDIVVQTNEFPSKFILHTLYYSINKIKNEKNAISPNNSNCPYNINNTRFEENEYTFFKDVEMQLIDSARVPILTLKKNNVACDLSVNTTNSIKHTEFFLNIMKCYPNLKNLMKLLKLLLKNRTIPSMKQGGLPTIVWMMLSIRYCKFTENQILNYTNKHHFYYPDQTNSKNNYDLKELNKEKNKTFIFPPNESDNLITHQIPTTHPQKNNTHIESKINKEENDQTYSQISKQNIYNNSNTDTNDTQFIRNSSLFNLKNEKASYNTLNDKFLDLSYNYIHKFFSKTWFNEQTPKSCLKHYYQIHPQNTEHTEHVESPNFFTICSQNSDCSLINVPKTKKKSKTHNSVKLKKDEKARNDKINSLKILHKNSKKIAKYHNIIYSSKSKKKQSSLKTNNYLYNFQHDIEEEINEEYLLYASPLLYSLFIFYNAINSRKKLMKIINIIDKDRCYKKNIYETNKKLLSSACHGGVWDELLTLYDPIYSFNYDIFFNKPNHLYPYLMHPNPNGPTYRPRARSTSNYHTPNINGRKIESEFELKNYHKLTDLSSKGFIYQTKEEEKNNDQLRTPFQINSSKLLTQTPRQYSGRSSSQHLRKPRDYHPELYHNLNDQIKNDAKHNKSIKNLDILCSYNSIDKNNESEITTIKDDLENNSSDKTNVNNHDAYSIENYNNKCDIKCENSSYIQKQYNENLCAPLNGCSDQPETNHQNKPAHARKIPEMINNVHKNGWKNDWENECNLNELTWAQHYNNIYNQTSQIWNNYKNNPFEKLHEHNIDLTSKASSATWLVYLYELKRASFFINYYIHHMHMLMSFKKLLTKFEQNYDQNIKKKYDQNFELFQNNKWIVLKREDIWKEDEQTAKLLSQKKNSDLENHTVLNNGEHGHVKLKEDPKYSEQDRKNISKEIICSQNFDEKIYIKKHLKKQKKQKKIIELIKNMKQILKSIVQNLNYSIISLFEKTKGDIYTLPYRLNSEENTKDNENKKCMELNIYSNITQAENEPALDNDFSNCLIKNYKKLYDQNNNDDTMINAFGLVLIEGKLIFVKFLNVCIDKQNFWNEMFLCRRDIKTVMHVKPMDVIFVSKKKKLYTNTSKASSPKTKERNQSNDHPISCSEKNNKSDRVVENNLDSNIPSTNLIETDKQITNEHIYHQVISEETTSETISSESNAKKKKKNKTIPSSLNHDKISYENNLIGDDKSIASQYETHNQTETYSKYTLKTYDQSKENENDDEEEEDDETAGSADTEQVIKDKIKNWDFKKQKRIHKSSNFIYNAKNNYIGILINQNKYRNDLFEKYTNSETGSDKENIKIQKKKQTQENGDSSICANVCQDSSKDNVLLVNPCNFVTRINVKTVYVSSRHITNHDLKNAIFEKTNFKENDINENIKKKQKKINSNNIQHNEQPNDDIYSIQIIPRHEIMRYKELIKIMKNCPYYYKIAKNISNITKTPLQQPVSVCNFCSTKGTFNISTNHFMLTNIYEDVRTELATIISDIIMKRKKNDPTKKNLSISNNNKTETINP; translated from the coding sequence atggaaaatttatttcataaacAAATTGATAATCACATATCCCTTATcaaagataataatatgaacaaacaaaagtctaaaaaaaatatatataacatatcTAGCGATACAACTTTTAATGACACTAACCAACATaatgatgaagaaaattataCTCAGGAAAAACAAGCCGAAAACTTAAGAAGCaataatgatgatgaaCAAAAGCAAACCATATCTTTACACACATGTAGAAATAACAAACatgtttataatattagaaATGCTTCATCCTTTAGTAAGCATTCAAAAAGATATGACAGTGACAGCAAAATATACAcatgtaaaaaaagtaccgaatttgatgaaaaaaaaaaaaaaaaaaaaaataaaaataaaaaaataaataatacacaAGATGAAAGCCTACTTGATAAAACAATCACTACTAATTCTATACTATcagaatatgaaaataatcaaaattgttttattaaaaaaaataatgaaatctTTAATTATGATACTAACGATACCCATGATTATAGTCAaacatcaaaaaataaattagacACAATtgtgtataaaaaaaaaatgaaacaagttaataaaatattatacaatttaaattattttactcaatttaaaagtttaaatttaaaaaattcaatgaaaaaaaaatcacacacaaaaatatatataaaaaaaaacacaacTAAAGGACAAGATATTCATAATGACAATAATGATTCTTCTAATTTTCTAACCTTAAAtgaattttcaaaatttaaaacaccaaataatattttagaaaataataataaaaataaaaagtctATACTTGAACAAGTAAAAGATAACAACcttataaatgataattttatggatattaaaaataacacCGAAAgtacaaatatatcaaaaaattctCATACtcataatgaaaatagtatacataaaaataataaatataaccTTAATGAacatcaaaataataaccaAAATcactataataataatacatgcgaaaattttacttttttggAGAAATGTAATgacaattattataaaccTGAAATTGTCAACTTTacaaatattcaaaaaaaaaaaatacataatgataaatatttcaagtCTCTTCTTCATATTGGATTAAAAGgtcttttaaataaaaaaagacaaaaaaaaaaaaaagaaataaaaaaaaagggtGAAAATACTAACTATGAACATGCACAAAATAACACTGATAATGAAACAGGCTTGAAACAAAATGgtgaagaaataaatttaactgttcaaaaaaacatttcTAATATCCATAATGACATAATTAATAAGAACAAAAAACATGgcaaaaataatgataataccttaatttataataatagcgAAAATGCTACAtgtcaaaataaaattattaactgttcagaaaaaaataataatgttaataatattacgACCAAATCATTTCTTTCAGATCATAGTACTTCCCCAAgtaacaattttatttttccaccacataaaaattataaatatcgCATGAACAAtagtattaaaaatgtattggatacaaatcaaaaaaaaaaaaatcctgcaaatattaatgaaaatagttTTACTTCATTACATTCCACTATCTCTAATAACACATACACACAAAATGCCAAAAAGAAATTCCCacgaacaaaaaaattatttaattccgATGGTCACCATAATGGTATTAGTAGTAATTACacagaaaatgaaaattttctAGCCAATAATAAGGaggatttatttttttctgaacaaaaagaaaatacgTCCCTTAATTTAACTCATCCTATAAATCCGTCAAATATTCaacaaaatgatgaaacaaataataacatcATGAGAAGAAAGAAACGACGACGAAGGAAGAAACAAAAACAAAggagagaaaaaataaataaaattgaagaAACATTAGAacaagaaaaagaaaattatgacAATGAAACGAACAAAATAGCTAGTTCGACAATAAATTTACCTGAACATgataagataaaaaaaaaacacacaCAACTTACTAATTTTGAAAAggtaaataatgaaaaaatttcaaaaaaaaataaacagcTTCACAAAAATGACCACACAATCATGGGAAAAGAcgaatatacaaatttaaaaacaaataaatttgaCACATGTAATAATTCTAATAATGAGGATACAATTATAGAACCATTccaaattcaaaaaaatgaaacaaacaaatgtgacgataaaaataatcgaTCTAACAGTAACCCAAAtagccaaaaaaaaaaaaaaaaaaatatccaaaataaaaaaaaaaaaaacagccaaaataatacaacATCCATTACTAGTGTAAAAATTCAGAGAAATAAAGATCATGAAGATGGGAAATTCCATGAAGGATATCCTCAATACATAAACAAATgcgaaaataattttattattccaaATCCAAACTTTTCGCCagattatttatacaataattatttaaataacatattttgtGTGCAAAATTCTAATAGGAAATATTTGAGCGACCAAAATGAAGTAGCTAtagaaaaacataaaatgaatataccGTATTTTAATCATAGCTTAGGGCccaattattatattaacaatattATTCCTATCCCCTTTAGTAATGTTCCATCAACTCATGTTCTAAgaaataatcaaaattatGACGCCGTTTTTAATAACACTATAAAtccaaataatttatattaccTGGATAGGTGGGGAAATCAAATTTTTCTTAACTCCCCAAATGGGATACTACATAATTAttcaaaacatttttataataataaaaataaaattttaaaaaagcaaATTCCTAATTCCATTGATTTTGCTAATTATTGTCTATATGATAGGCAATATTTcgataaatattatatgagCTCATTTAATCCAaaggaaaattataaaattaaaggaaatttttataatgaatTTAATCCGATCATAAATAATGCATTTCGAAATCCAAACAATATTAACAATGCTGATCCGAATTCAAATTTgaatgaatattttatcaacctatataaacataacTATGGTCATCAAAATGGTGGtagtaaaaatgaaaaaaaaaataaattatcgaaaaaatataaaaaaaaagaatttcAAGACTTACCATTACACTTtccaaattttataaataacaaaataaagaataaatcaggaaataaaaataaatcctCTTACAATGTTGatacaaataatgaaaaatgtacTGAAGTTTCTAATACACATCAATccaaattttcatttataccCAGCTATAATATGCCACCCTTTCCGTATACaaatcatttattatatcctattaattttatttataacacTCATCCCTACAATGCCTATCCACACTTTGTCACTTTGCAGcattatatgaatttttttcaaaacacaaatataaatttgcaATACCCcctttattataaatacaataaaCAAAACGAAGCTCCtgatttagaaaaaaataatgttgaACCAGAAGcagaaacaaaaaatggtTATCCATATgaaactataaaaaaagattacccaaaaataaataaaaaaaataataaaaaagttgaCCTTCCTAATAATGCttattatgaaaaagaaaaaaataaacacatAGACAATCACACacaacaaaatattttcaactATATAGAACCAAAATCTGATATTTCAAACttatttaacaaaataaatttttattcaaataatatttttaataaaaatataaaaactatCCATAATAATTGTATTGACAAAATTAGATCAATAAGTTTAAtgtgtgaaaaaaaaaataataaaataaaaaacgcTAGTAGATCTATTTCTATAATTCCACTTATTAACCATAATAATTCTACAACAAATCAATTAATGCTAGCCAATTACATAATAAGTAAAGAACATAAAatgaatgaaaatatacCACCATTTGATATACCTTTGATAAGGcatgataaattatttatatttaatttgttgaaaaaaacggaaaataatttagtaaacatattaaatttagtTAAACCTACTAAAGatgttatattaataaaaaaattattttttttatcattattaaaattaataaaacaattatttcattctaatattcatatatatatagttggATCAAGTGCATATGGTATCGACTCAAAATCAAGCGACCTAGATATCGTCGTTCAAACAAATGAGTTTCCTAGTAAATTCATTCTACACACGTTATACTattctataaataaaataaaaaatgaaaaaaatgccATATCACCTAATAATTCTAACTGcccatataatattaataatacaaggtttgaagaaaatgaatatacCTTTTTTAAAGATGTTGAAATGCAACTTATCGATTCAGCAAGAGTACCTATACTCacacttaaaaaaaataatgtagcATGTGATTTATCAGTAAATACAACTAATTCAATAAAACATactgaattttttttaaatataatgaaatgcTATccgaatttaaaaaatctcATGAAACTTCTAAAACttctattaaaaaatagaacAATCCCATCCATGAAACAAGGTGGATTACCAACTATTGTATGGATGATGCTTTCTATACGTTATTGTAAATTTACTGAAAACCAAATTTTAAACTATACAAACAaacatcatttttattatcctGACCAAACTAATtcgaaaaataattatgatctaaaagaattaaataaagaaaaaaacaaaacattTATCTTTCCTCCAAATGAATCTGACAATCTCATAACTCACCAAATCCCCACTACACACCCTCAGAAAAATAACACACATATTgaaagtaaaataaataaagaagaaaatgatcAAACATATTCACAAATTTCTAAACAAAACATATACAACAATTCTAACACAGATACTAATGACACTCAATTTATTCGTAATTCAAGTTTATTcaacttaaaaaatgaaaaagctAGTTACAATACACTTAATGACAAATTTTTGgatttatcatataattatattcataaatttttttcaaaaaccTGGTTCAACGAGCAGACTCCTAAATCGTGCTTAAAACATTATTACCAAATACACCCACAAAATACTGAACATACTGAGCATGTTGAAAGTCCAAACTTTTTCACAATATGCTCTCAAAACTCAGATTGCTCTCTAATCAATGTAccaaaaacaaaaaaaaaatcaaagaCACACAATAGTGTAAAACTTAAAAAGGATGAAAAAGCTAGAAatgacaaaataaattctctaaaaattttacataaaaatagtaaaaaaattgcaaaatatcataatataatatatagtagcaaaagtaaaaaaaaacaatcatctttaaaaacaaacaactatttatataattttcaacatgatatagaagaagaaattaatgaagaatatcttttatatgcatcccctcttttatattcattatttattttttataatgcaATAAATtcgagaaaaaaattaatgaaaattattaatataattgatAAAGATAgatgttataaaaaaaatatttatgaaacaaataaaaaacttttATCATCTGCATGTCATGGAGGTGTATGGGATGAATTACTCACTCTTTATGATCCTATATATAGTTTTaattatgatatttttttcaataaacCAAACCATTTATATCCCTATTTAATGCACCCAAATCCTAACGGCCCAACTTATAGACCACGTGCTAGAAGCACTTCCAACTATCACACCccaaatataaatggaaGAAAAATCGAAAGCGAgtttgaattaaaaaattaccATAAACTCACTGATTTATCATCTAAAGgttttatttatcaaacaaaagaagaagaaaaaaacaatgatCAACTTCGAACACcatttcaaataaattcatCCAAATTATTAACCCAAACACCAAGGCAATATTCAGGTCGAAGCTCCAGCCAACATTTGAGAAAACCCCGAGATTATCACCCTGAACTTTAccataatttaaatgaccaaataaaaaatgatgctaaacataataaatcaataaaaaatttggaTATTTTATGTTCTTACAACTctatagataaaaataatgaatccGAAATAACTACAATAAAGGATGATTTAGAAAACAATTCGAGCGACAAAacaaatgtaaataatcaTGATGCTTATTctattgaaaattataataataaatgtgatataaaatgtgaaaattcttcatatatacaaaaacaaTACAATGAAAATTTGTGTGCACCTTTAAACGGATGTAGTGACCAACCTGAAACCAATCATCAAAATAAACCTGCACATGCAAGAAAAATACCggaaatgataaataatgttcataaaaatggatGGAAAAATGACTGGGAAAATGAATGCAATTTAAATGAACTTACATGGGCACAACAttataacaatatatataatcaaaCTTCTCAAATTTGGAAtaactataaaaataatcctTTTGAAAAATTGCATGAACACAATATTGATTTAACAAGCAAAGCAAGTAGTGCAACTTGGTtagtttatttatatgaattaaaacGAGCTagcttttttattaactaTTATATTCACCACATGCACATGCTCATgtcatttaaaaagttaCTCACTAAATTCGAACAAAATTATGACcaaaatatcaaaaaaaaatatgaccAAAATTTCGAGCTATTCCAAAACAACAAATGGATTGTTCTAAAGAGGGAAGACATTTGGAAGGAAGATGAACAAACAGCCAAATTACTAtcccaaaaaaaaaattctgaCTTAGAAAATCATACCGTACTAAATAATGGTGAACATGGTCatgtaaaattaaaagaagaCCCAAAATATTCTGAACAAGAcaggaaaaatatatcaaaagaaataatatgttctcaaaattttgatgaaaaaatatatataaaaaaacatctaaagaagcaaaaaaaacaaaaaaaaattatagaacttataaaaaatatgaaacaaattttaaaatcaatagttcaaaatttaaattattctataattagtttatttgaaaaaacaaaaggtgatatatacacattacCTTACCGTTTAAATTCAGAGGAAAATACCaaagataatgaaaataaaaaatgtatggaattaaatatttactcTAATATAACCCAAGCAGAGAATGAACCAGCTCTTGATAACGATTTCTCTAACTGTctcattaaaaattataaaaaattatatgatcaaaataataatgatgatacTATGATTAATGCATTTGGGTTAGTATTAATTGAAGGTAaacttatttttgttaaatttttaaatgtatgtattgataaacaaaatttttgGAATGAAATGTTTTTATGTAGAAGAGATATAAAAACAGTTATGCATGTAAAACCAATGGatgttatttttgtttcaaaaaaaaaaaaattatatacaaacaCTTCTAAAGCAAGTTCTCCTAAAACCAAAGAAAGGAATCAAAGCAATGATCACCCAATATCTTgttcagaaaaaaataataaatcagATCGAGTGGTTGAAAACAATTTAGACTCAAATATTCCTTCTACAAATTTAATCGAAACAGATAAACAAATCACAAACGAACATATTTACCATCAAGTAATATCTGAAGAAACGACTAGCGAAACTATTTCTAGTGAGTCcaatgcaaaaaaaaaaaaaaaaaataaaaccatTCCCTCATCTTTAAATCATGATAAAATATCCTATGAAAACAATTTAATTGGGGACGATAAATCAATAGCATCACAATATGAAACACACAATCAAACTGAAACTTATTCAAAATACACATTGAAAACATATGATCAAtctaaagaaaatgaaaatgacgacgaagaagaagaagatgaTGAAACGGCAGGAAGCGCAGATACTGAACAAGTTATAAAagacaaaattaaaaactgggattttaaaaaacaaaaacgAATACATAAATCCagtaattttatttataacgctaaaaataattatattggtattttaataaatcaaaataaatatagaaatgatctctttgaaaaatatacaaactCTGAAACTGGATCAGATAaagaaaacataaaaattcaaaaaaaaaaacaaacacAAGAAAATGGGGATAGTTCCATATGTGCTAATGTTTGTCAAGATAGTAGTAAAGACAATGTTCTTCTTGTAAACCCATGTAATTTTGTCACACGGATAAATGTTAAAACTGTTTATGTTTCTAGTAGACATATTACTAATCacgatttaaaaaatgccatatttgaaaaaacaaattttaaagaaaatgatattaatgaaaatattaaaaaaaaacaaaaaaaaattaattcaaACAACATTCAACATAATGAACAACCAaatgatgatatatattccaTACAAATTATTCCAAGACATGAAATAATGAGatataaagaattaataaaaattatgaaaaattgcccatattattataaaattgcaAAAAACATTTCCAATATTACTAAAACTCCTCTTCAACAACCTGTATCTGtttgtaatttttgttCAACAAAAGGAACATTTAATATAAGCACAAATCATTTTATGCTCACCAATATTTATGAAGATGTCAGAACAGAACTAGCCACAATTATATCTGACATCATCAtgaaacgaaaaaaaaacgacccaacaaaaaaaaatcttaGTATAAGTAATAACAACAAAACTGAAACCATAAACCCTTAA
- a CDS encoding alpha tubulin 1, putative: MREVISIHVGQAGIQIGNACWELFCLEHGIQPDGQMPSDQVVAGGDDAFNTFFSETGAGKHVPRCVFVDLEPTVVDEVRTGTYRQLFHPEQLISGKEDAANNFARGHYTIGKEIVDICLDRVRKLADNCTGLQGFLMFNAVGGGTGSGLGCLLLERLAIDYGKKSKLNFCSWPSPQVSTAVVEPYNSVLSTHSLLEHTDVAIMLDNEAIYDICKKNLDIERPTYTNLNRLIAQVISSLTASLRFDGALNVDVTEFQTNLVPYPRIHFMLSSYAPIISAEKAYHEQLSVSEITNSAFEPASMMAKCDPRHGKYMACCLMYRGDVVPKDVNAAVATIKTKRSIQFVDWCPTGFKCGINYQPPTVVPGGDLAKVMRAVCMISNSTAIAEVFSRMDQKFDLMYAKRAFVHWYVGEGMEEGEFSEAREDLAALEKDYEEVGIETNDGEGEDEGYE, translated from the exons ATGAGAGAAGTTATTAGCATTCACGTTGGTCAAGCAGGTATCCAAATTGGAAATGCTTGCTG GGAGCTTTTTTGCCTAGAGCACGGAATTCAACCAGATGGTCAAATGCCCAGTGATCAAGTTGTAGCAGGTGGTGATGACGCATTCAACACGTTTTTCTCTGAAACCGGAGCAGGAAAACAT GTTCCTAGATGTGTATTCGTTGATTTAGAACCCACTGTGGTTGATGAAGTAAGGACCGGAACCTATCGCCAATTATTTCACCCTGAACAATTAATATCAGGAAAAGAAGATGCAGCAAATAATTTTGCAAGAGGACATTATACAATTGGAAAAGAAATAGTAGATATATGCTTAGACAGAGTTAGAAAGTTAGCTGACAATTGTACAGGTTTACAAGGATTTTTAATGTTCAATGCTGTAGGAGGTGGTACAGGTAGTGGTCTTGgttgtttattattagaaAGATTAGCAATCGattatggaaaaaaatcaaaattaaaCTTTTGCTCATGGCCATCACCCCAAGTTTCGACTGCTGTAGTTGAGCCATATAATTCCGTTTTATCAACCCATTCATTATTAGAACATACAGATGTAGCTATTATGTTAGATAATGAAGCTATTTATGatatatgcaaaaaaaatttagacATAGAAAGGCCAActtatacaaatttaaatagaTTGATTGCACAAGTTATATCATCTTTAACAGCTTCATTACGTTTTGATGGTGCATTAAATGTTGATGTTACTGAATTCCAAACAAATTTAGTCCCATATCCACGTATTCATTTTATGTTATCATCATATGCTCCAATTATTAGCGCTGAAAAAGCATATCATGAACAATTATCTGTATCTGAAATTACAAACTCAGCATTTGAACCTGCATCTATGATGGCAAAATGTGATCCTAGACatggaaaatatatggCTTGTTGTTTAATGTATAGAGGAGATGTAGTACCAAAAGATGTAAATGCCGCTGTCGCCACTATAAAGACAAAAAGATCTATTCAATTTGTCGATTGGTGTCCAACTGGATTTAAATGTGGTATTAACTATCAACCTCCAACAGTAGTACCAGGTGGAGACTTAGCAAAAGTTATGAGAGCTGTTTGCATGATATCTAACTCTACTGCTATTGCTGAAGTCTTTTCAAGAATGGATCAAAAATTTGATTTAATGTATGCAAAGAGAGCTTTTGTTCACTGGTATGTTGGTGAAGGTATGGAAGAAGGAGAATTCAGTGAAGCTAGAGAAGATTTAGCTGCTTTAGAAAAAGATTATGAAGAAGTTGGCATTGAAACTAATGATGGTGAAGGAGAAGATGAAggatatgaataa